The following coding sequences lie in one Anolis carolinensis isolate JA03-04 unplaced genomic scaffold, rAnoCar3.1.pri scaffold_11, whole genome shotgun sequence genomic window:
- the bbs4 gene encoding Bardet-Biedl syndrome 4 protein isoform X1 → MAETASLPAITEHPKARSGRVPDLPIVEKRNWLIHLYYIRKDYDLCKIAIKEQLQETHGMCEYAVYVQALIFRLEGKIHESLELFQTCAILRPRSADNLKQVARSLFLLGKHKAAIEVYSDAAQYNQKDWEICHNLGVCYMQLKYFNKAKDQLNNALQLNRHDLTYMMLGKIYLLEGNKDKAIEVYRKAVEFSPENTELLTTLGLLYLEREDYQKAFEHLGNALTYDPSNYKAILAAGSMMQTHGDFDVALTKYRVVACAVPESPPLWNNIGMCFFGKKKYVAAISCLKRANYLAPFDWKILYNLGLVHLTMQQYASAFHFVSAAVHLQPKFAELYMLLAVALTNLEDGENAKLAYQKASALDTCNPLINLNYAILLCNQGDKKEAILQYYEMKKKVQASKEGTVEFDPEMVDVAQRLGAALQLGEVAVWTKPSKDSKSKPRGTASGKSSSAQPLGSNQALGQAMSSAAGYAKTMIQGSGNSTQTAKVPSLPLEPKPNSEPDPEEDIEESEQSEPSQAAGQGKNS, encoded by the exons ATGGCGGAG actGCATCTTTGCCAGCAATTACAGAACATCCCAAAGCCCGCTCAGGAAGAG TGCCAGACCTGCCCATTGTGGAGAAGAGGAACTGGCTGATCCACTTGTACTATATCCGCAAGGACTATGATTTGTGTAAG ATTGCTATAAAAGAGCAACTTCAGGAGACCCATGGGATGTGTGAATACGCAGTCTATGTTCAAG CTTTGATATTTCGCTTGGAGGGGAAGATTCACGAATCCCTTGAGCTGTTCCAGACGTGCGCTATCCTCAGGCCACGGAGCGCAGACAACCTCAAGCAGGTGGCCCGATCACT GTTCCTCCTAGGGAAGCACAAAGCAGCCATTGAAGTGTACAGTGATGCAGCGCAGTACAACCAGAAGGACTGG GAGATCTGCCACAACCTGGGTGTCTGCTACATGCAGCTGAAGTATTTCAACAAG GCAAAAGATCAGCTCAACAATGCCCTGCAGCTCAACCGCCATGACCTGACAtacatgatgctgggaaaaatctACTTGTTGGAGGGGAATAAGGACAAAGCCATTGAAGTCTACAGGAAAGCAGTCGA GTTCTCTCCAGAAAACACAGAGCTGCTTACCACCTTGGGCTTGCTGTACCTGGAG CGCGAGGATTATCAGAAAGCCTTTGAGCATCTTGGGAACGCGCTCACATATGATCCCAGCAACTATAAG GCCATCTTGGCAGCCGGTAGCATGATGCAGACGCATGGAGACTTCGACGTGGCCCTCACCAAGTACCGGGTGGTGGCTTGTGCGGTGCCCGAAAGCCCCCCACTCTGGAACAACATCGGAATGTGCTTCTTTGGCAAAAAGAAATATGTTGCG GCCATCAGCTGCCTGAAACGGGCCAACTACCTCGCGCCCTTTGACTGGAAGATCCTGTACAACCTTGGGCTGGTCCACCTGACTATGCAGCAATACGCCTCCGCTTTCCACTTTGTCAGTGCAGCCGTCCACCTCCAGCCAAAGTTTGCAGAACTCTACATGTTGTTAGCAG TTGCTTTGACAAATCTTGAAGATGGCGAGAATGCCAAACTAGCCTATCAAAAAGCTTCAGCACTGGACAC GTGCAACCCTCTGATAAATCTCAACTATGCCATCCTCCTCTGTAACCAAGGGGACAAGAAGGAGGCAATTCTTCAGTACTATGAGATGAAAAAAAAGGTCCAGGCATCAAAGGAGGGCACGGTAGAGTTTGATCCTGAG ATGGTGGATGTAGCCCAGAGACTGGGGGCTGCTTTGCAGCTCGGAGAGGTTGCGGTGTGGACTAAACCTTCAAAAGACTCCAAATCGAAGCCACGGGGGACTGCCTCTGGAAAATCTTCCAGTGCACAGCCTTTGGGCTCCAACCAAGCCCTGGGACAGGCtatgtcttctgctgctgggtACGCAAAGACCATGATCCAAG GTTCTGGAAATTCGACTCAAACGGCCAAAGTTCCCTCCCTGCCACTGGAGCCTAAGCCCAACTCAGAGCCCGATCCTGAGGAAGACATAGAAGAGTCGGAGCAAAGTGAGCCAAGCCAGGCAGCAGGCCAAGGCAAGAACTCTTGA
- the bbs4 gene encoding Bardet-Biedl syndrome 4 protein isoform X2 yields the protein MIYRPQNRLPDLPIVEKRNWLIHLYYIRKDYDLCKIAIKEQLQETHGMCEYAVYVQALIFRLEGKIHESLELFQTCAILRPRSADNLKQVARSLFLLGKHKAAIEVYSDAAQYNQKDWEICHNLGVCYMQLKYFNKAKDQLNNALQLNRHDLTYMMLGKIYLLEGNKDKAIEVYRKAVEFSPENTELLTTLGLLYLEREDYQKAFEHLGNALTYDPSNYKAILAAGSMMQTHGDFDVALTKYRVVACAVPESPPLWNNIGMCFFGKKKYVAAISCLKRANYLAPFDWKILYNLGLVHLTMQQYASAFHFVSAAVHLQPKFAELYMLLAVALTNLEDGENAKLAYQKASALDTCNPLINLNYAILLCNQGDKKEAILQYYEMKKKVQASKEGTVEFDPEMVDVAQRLGAALQLGEVAVWTKPSKDSKSKPRGTASGKSSSAQPLGSNQALGQAMSSAAGYAKTMIQGSGNSTQTAKVPSLPLEPKPNSEPDPEEDIEESEQSEPSQAAGQGKNS from the exons ATGATTTACAGGCCCCAAAACAGAT TGCCAGACCTGCCCATTGTGGAGAAGAGGAACTGGCTGATCCACTTGTACTATATCCGCAAGGACTATGATTTGTGTAAG ATTGCTATAAAAGAGCAACTTCAGGAGACCCATGGGATGTGTGAATACGCAGTCTATGTTCAAG CTTTGATATTTCGCTTGGAGGGGAAGATTCACGAATCCCTTGAGCTGTTCCAGACGTGCGCTATCCTCAGGCCACGGAGCGCAGACAACCTCAAGCAGGTGGCCCGATCACT GTTCCTCCTAGGGAAGCACAAAGCAGCCATTGAAGTGTACAGTGATGCAGCGCAGTACAACCAGAAGGACTGG GAGATCTGCCACAACCTGGGTGTCTGCTACATGCAGCTGAAGTATTTCAACAAG GCAAAAGATCAGCTCAACAATGCCCTGCAGCTCAACCGCCATGACCTGACAtacatgatgctgggaaaaatctACTTGTTGGAGGGGAATAAGGACAAAGCCATTGAAGTCTACAGGAAAGCAGTCGA GTTCTCTCCAGAAAACACAGAGCTGCTTACCACCTTGGGCTTGCTGTACCTGGAG CGCGAGGATTATCAGAAAGCCTTTGAGCATCTTGGGAACGCGCTCACATATGATCCCAGCAACTATAAG GCCATCTTGGCAGCCGGTAGCATGATGCAGACGCATGGAGACTTCGACGTGGCCCTCACCAAGTACCGGGTGGTGGCTTGTGCGGTGCCCGAAAGCCCCCCACTCTGGAACAACATCGGAATGTGCTTCTTTGGCAAAAAGAAATATGTTGCG GCCATCAGCTGCCTGAAACGGGCCAACTACCTCGCGCCCTTTGACTGGAAGATCCTGTACAACCTTGGGCTGGTCCACCTGACTATGCAGCAATACGCCTCCGCTTTCCACTTTGTCAGTGCAGCCGTCCACCTCCAGCCAAAGTTTGCAGAACTCTACATGTTGTTAGCAG TTGCTTTGACAAATCTTGAAGATGGCGAGAATGCCAAACTAGCCTATCAAAAAGCTTCAGCACTGGACAC GTGCAACCCTCTGATAAATCTCAACTATGCCATCCTCCTCTGTAACCAAGGGGACAAGAAGGAGGCAATTCTTCAGTACTATGAGATGAAAAAAAAGGTCCAGGCATCAAAGGAGGGCACGGTAGAGTTTGATCCTGAG ATGGTGGATGTAGCCCAGAGACTGGGGGCTGCTTTGCAGCTCGGAGAGGTTGCGGTGTGGACTAAACCTTCAAAAGACTCCAAATCGAAGCCACGGGGGACTGCCTCTGGAAAATCTTCCAGTGCACAGCCTTTGGGCTCCAACCAAGCCCTGGGACAGGCtatgtcttctgctgctgggtACGCAAAGACCATGATCCAAG GTTCTGGAAATTCGACTCAAACGGCCAAAGTTCCCTCCCTGCCACTGGAGCCTAAGCCCAACTCAGAGCCCGATCCTGAGGAAGACATAGAAGAGTCGGAGCAAAGTGAGCCAAGCCAGGCAGCAGGCCAAGGCAAGAACTCTTGA
- the bbs4 gene encoding Bardet-Biedl syndrome 4 protein isoform X3, whose translation MCEYAVYVQALIFRLEGKIHESLELFQTCAILRPRSADNLKQVARSLFLLGKHKAAIEVYSDAAQYNQKDWEICHNLGVCYMQLKYFNKAKDQLNNALQLNRHDLTYMMLGKIYLLEGNKDKAIEVYRKAVEFSPENTELLTTLGLLYLEREDYQKAFEHLGNALTYDPSNYKAILAAGSMMQTHGDFDVALTKYRVVACAVPESPPLWNNIGMCFFGKKKYVAAISCLKRANYLAPFDWKILYNLGLVHLTMQQYASAFHFVSAAVHLQPKFAELYMLLAVALTNLEDGENAKLAYQKASALDTCNPLINLNYAILLCNQGDKKEAILQYYEMKKKVQASKEGTVEFDPEMVDVAQRLGAALQLGEVAVWTKPSKDSKSKPRGTASGKSSSAQPLGSNQALGQAMSSAAGYAKTMIQGSGNSTQTAKVPSLPLEPKPNSEPDPEEDIEESEQSEPSQAAGQGKNS comes from the exons ATGTGTGAATACGCAGTCTATGTTCAAG CTTTGATATTTCGCTTGGAGGGGAAGATTCACGAATCCCTTGAGCTGTTCCAGACGTGCGCTATCCTCAGGCCACGGAGCGCAGACAACCTCAAGCAGGTGGCCCGATCACT GTTCCTCCTAGGGAAGCACAAAGCAGCCATTGAAGTGTACAGTGATGCAGCGCAGTACAACCAGAAGGACTGG GAGATCTGCCACAACCTGGGTGTCTGCTACATGCAGCTGAAGTATTTCAACAAG GCAAAAGATCAGCTCAACAATGCCCTGCAGCTCAACCGCCATGACCTGACAtacatgatgctgggaaaaatctACTTGTTGGAGGGGAATAAGGACAAAGCCATTGAAGTCTACAGGAAAGCAGTCGA GTTCTCTCCAGAAAACACAGAGCTGCTTACCACCTTGGGCTTGCTGTACCTGGAG CGCGAGGATTATCAGAAAGCCTTTGAGCATCTTGGGAACGCGCTCACATATGATCCCAGCAACTATAAG GCCATCTTGGCAGCCGGTAGCATGATGCAGACGCATGGAGACTTCGACGTGGCCCTCACCAAGTACCGGGTGGTGGCTTGTGCGGTGCCCGAAAGCCCCCCACTCTGGAACAACATCGGAATGTGCTTCTTTGGCAAAAAGAAATATGTTGCG GCCATCAGCTGCCTGAAACGGGCCAACTACCTCGCGCCCTTTGACTGGAAGATCCTGTACAACCTTGGGCTGGTCCACCTGACTATGCAGCAATACGCCTCCGCTTTCCACTTTGTCAGTGCAGCCGTCCACCTCCAGCCAAAGTTTGCAGAACTCTACATGTTGTTAGCAG TTGCTTTGACAAATCTTGAAGATGGCGAGAATGCCAAACTAGCCTATCAAAAAGCTTCAGCACTGGACAC GTGCAACCCTCTGATAAATCTCAACTATGCCATCCTCCTCTGTAACCAAGGGGACAAGAAGGAGGCAATTCTTCAGTACTATGAGATGAAAAAAAAGGTCCAGGCATCAAAGGAGGGCACGGTAGAGTTTGATCCTGAG ATGGTGGATGTAGCCCAGAGACTGGGGGCTGCTTTGCAGCTCGGAGAGGTTGCGGTGTGGACTAAACCTTCAAAAGACTCCAAATCGAAGCCACGGGGGACTGCCTCTGGAAAATCTTCCAGTGCACAGCCTTTGGGCTCCAACCAAGCCCTGGGACAGGCtatgtcttctgctgctgggtACGCAAAGACCATGATCCAAG GTTCTGGAAATTCGACTCAAACGGCCAAAGTTCCCTCCCTGCCACTGGAGCCTAAGCCCAACTCAGAGCCCGATCCTGAGGAAGACATAGAAGAGTCGGAGCAAAGTGAGCCAAGCCAGGCAGCAGGCCAAGGCAAGAACTCTTGA